The following coding sequences lie in one Saccharopolyspora hordei genomic window:
- a CDS encoding pentapeptide repeat-containing protein — protein MTDVVVGEDFRDAVLTDQEWEGRSFERCDFTDADLTGLSTRNCVFTECVFTGADLNDSTHVATAFRSCTFERTVFGKSTLDGSSLLGSSFVDCRLRAWRLRETDLTLVGMGRADLRGLDLRGIRFREANLTDCDLRRCDLREADFTGARLRGARLAEADLRDARLDADALVQANLRGARVDTVLALSFAAAHGLRID, from the coding sequence ATGACGGACGTGGTGGTGGGTGAGGACTTCCGGGACGCGGTGCTGACGGACCAGGAGTGGGAAGGTCGGTCGTTCGAGCGCTGCGACTTCACCGACGCGGACCTGACCGGGCTGAGCACCCGCAACTGCGTGTTCACCGAGTGCGTCTTCACCGGGGCGGACCTCAACGACTCGACGCACGTCGCCACCGCGTTCCGGTCCTGCACGTTCGAGCGCACCGTGTTCGGGAAGTCCACGTTGGACGGATCCAGCCTGCTGGGGTCGAGCTTCGTGGACTGCCGCCTGCGCGCGTGGCGGCTGCGCGAGACGGACCTGACGCTGGTGGGCATGGGGCGCGCCGATCTCCGGGGCCTGGACCTGCGCGGGATCCGGTTCCGCGAAGCCAACCTGACCGACTGCGACCTGCGTCGCTGCGACCTCCGCGAGGCGGACTTCACCGGTGCCCGTCTGCGCGGCGCGCGCTTGGCCGAGGCGGACCTGCGGGACGCCAGGCTCGACGCGGACGCCCTGGTCCAGGCGAACCTGCGCGGCGCCCGCGTCGACACCGTCCTCGCCCTCTCCTTCGCCGCGGCCCACGGCCTGCGCATCGACTGA
- a CDS encoding TNT domain-containing protein (This protein contains a domain related to Tuberculosis Necrotizing Toxin, which is the C-terminal effector domain of outer membrane channel protein CpnT, and which has a lethal NAD+-glycohydrolase activity.) → MSRPTAISPEEQEQIARRIGVLLLQSAPEDWQEITVEYRATGEYHDLLGEVTAQDGSSRSMEPPAELREIFESLREGMYRPDVGTWLSALYVVERPSSYRIDINFDTEPGWQRPLPRAAYVDELRRFPRAEENIPDWMRERVDGTAPVAEAPLGDAPVEPPAAEAPASEPATPEPPVAEQPAPEPPVAEPPVAGPAAGTPERDAAEPTRFRVANAFDDFDEQGRPVVAEREPVPAEEIAQLRHYLENAPVVLAARENEEDQLDPEHPAVVPSTWHTDGVWLWPGAIAFYLAQYGVPPESAFLAHIRGRGFQLAEVDDATRDAAVSELLDQPEDSVEQPQAEAPADEVTEEPPGLAEDPGHAAAPQEVAEEPVTTEDEAEPTGGSRHVLAEDEELPDTQEVLAALHDRLTGYQVASDRYRVGSRSDDARCLVQDGADWVVTSGADREDVRFARVDDAAAYLLGSLLLDSPVPVPQAPEPSVRAEQAEVPQAEPQAEVPQQAPEAEQRAPEAEVPQPAEEPQRAPDAELPQRVPEPESPQRAPEAEVPQPADEPQPAPERPEPQRAPEQPPAPNPLFTANQDPTPPSAPPEPPIQHDAPQRGDEATRLQQPPHLDRPAPPAAPPSPPLGQPVQQPPAGGPGGMPPLPKRQPRRDSGAPAPQGAPGPVGGAERRPGPGGPGMAGPHRQGPPPAPPRPPQAGGQQPGAQQPGGQQIQPLNGEPPLTLYRDRRVIMLQPGTEVDRFGEPNGNVVYAMRTPYTHRSLPPQWANRSYFAYRVQRPVQALRGTAVPWFEQPGGGTAFVLPGSINDLLADGTLAEMPATERPPME, encoded by the coding sequence ATGTCGCGTCCGACAGCGATCAGTCCGGAAGAGCAGGAGCAGATCGCCCGCAGGATCGGGGTTCTGCTGTTGCAGAGCGCTCCCGAGGACTGGCAGGAGATCACGGTGGAGTACCGCGCCACCGGTGAGTACCACGACCTGCTGGGTGAGGTGACCGCGCAGGACGGCAGTTCCCGGTCCATGGAGCCCCCCGCCGAGCTGCGGGAGATCTTCGAGAGCCTGCGCGAGGGCATGTACCGACCCGACGTCGGGACCTGGCTGAGCGCGCTGTACGTGGTCGAGCGCCCGTCCAGCTACCGCATCGACATCAACTTCGACACCGAGCCCGGGTGGCAGCGCCCGCTGCCCCGCGCGGCCTACGTCGACGAGCTGCGCCGCTTCCCGCGCGCAGAGGAGAACATCCCGGACTGGATGCGGGAGCGCGTCGACGGCACCGCCCCGGTCGCCGAGGCACCGCTCGGCGACGCGCCGGTCGAGCCGCCGGCCGCCGAAGCGCCCGCCTCCGAACCCGCCACCCCCGAACCGCCCGTCGCCGAGCAGCCCGCCCCCGAACCGCCCGTCGCCGAACCGCCCGTCGCCGGGCCCGCTGCCGGCACCCCGGAACGCGACGCCGCCGAACCGACCCGGTTCCGGGTGGCCAACGCCTTCGACGACTTCGACGAGCAGGGCCGTCCGGTGGTCGCGGAGCGCGAGCCGGTCCCCGCCGAGGAGATCGCCCAGCTGCGGCACTACCTGGAGAACGCCCCGGTCGTGCTCGCCGCCCGCGAGAACGAGGAGGACCAGCTCGACCCGGAGCACCCCGCCGTCGTGCCGAGCACCTGGCACACCGACGGGGTCTGGCTGTGGCCGGGCGCGATCGCCTTCTACCTGGCCCAGTACGGGGTCCCGCCGGAGAGCGCGTTCCTCGCGCACATCCGCGGCCGCGGCTTCCAGCTGGCCGAGGTCGACGACGCGACCCGCGACGCGGCCGTCAGCGAACTGCTCGACCAGCCCGAGGACAGCGTTGAGCAGCCGCAGGCCGAGGCCCCCGCGGACGAGGTGACCGAGGAGCCGCCCGGCCTCGCCGAGGACCCGGGTCACGCGGCCGCCCCCCAGGAGGTCGCCGAGGAGCCGGTGACCACCGAGGACGAGGCCGAGCCGACCGGCGGGTCGCGGCACGTGCTCGCCGAGGACGAGGAGCTGCCCGACACCCAGGAAGTGCTGGCCGCGCTGCACGACCGGCTCACCGGCTACCAGGTGGCCAGCGACCGGTACCGGGTCGGCAGCCGCAGCGACGACGCCCGCTGCCTGGTCCAGGACGGCGCGGACTGGGTCGTCACGAGCGGCGCCGACCGCGAGGACGTGCGGTTCGCCCGCGTCGACGACGCGGCCGCCTACCTGCTCGGCAGCCTGCTCCTGGACAGCCCCGTGCCAGTCCCGCAGGCGCCCGAGCCGAGCGTCCGGGCGGAGCAGGCCGAGGTCCCGCAGGCGGAGCCGCAGGCCGAGGTGCCGCAGCAGGCCCCCGAGGCGGAGCAGCGCGCGCCGGAGGCCGAGGTGCCACAGCCGGCCGAGGAGCCCCAGCGAGCGCCCGACGCGGAGCTGCCGCAGCGGGTCCCGGAGCCGGAGTCGCCGCAGCGCGCGCCGGAGGCCGAGGTCCCGCAGCCGGCCGACGAGCCCCAGCCGGCACCGGAAAGACCGGAGCCGCAGCGGGCACCCGAACAGCCGCCGGCCCCGAACCCGCTGTTCACCGCGAACCAGGACCCGACGCCGCCGAGCGCTCCGCCGGAACCACCGATCCAGCACGACGCTCCCCAGCGCGGCGACGAGGCGACCCGCCTCCAGCAGCCGCCGCACCTGGACCGCCCGGCACCGCCCGCGGCCCCGCCGTCGCCGCCGCTCGGCCAGCCCGTGCAGCAGCCGCCGGCCGGTGGACCGGGTGGCATGCCGCCGCTGCCGAAGCGCCAGCCGCGCCGCGACAGCGGTGCCCCGGCACCGCAGGGCGCTCCCGGCCCGGTGGGTGGCGCGGAGCGCCGTCCCGGCCCCGGTGGCCCCGGCATGGCCGGGCCGCACCGGCAGGGTCCGCCGCCCGCGCCGCCGCGCCCGCCGCAGGCCGGTGGCCAGCAGCCCGGCGCCCAGCAGCCCGGTGGCCAGCAGATCCAGCCGCTCAACGGCGAACCGCCGCTGACGCTGTACCGGGACCGGCGCGTGATCATGCTGCAGCCCGGCACCGAGGTGGACCGCTTCGGTGAGCCGAACGGCAACGTGGTCTACGCGATGCGGACGCCGTACACGCACCGCTCGCTCCCGCCGCAGTGGGCGAACCGCTCGTACTTCGCCTACCGCGTCCAGCGCCCGGTGCAGGCGCTGCGCGGCACGGCGGTCCCGTGGTTCGAGCAGCCGGGCGGTGGCACGGCGTTCGTGCTGCCGGGGTCGATCAACGACCTCCTGGCGGACGGCACGCTGGCGGAGATGCCGGCCACCGAGCGCCCGCCCATGGAGTGA
- a CDS encoding MFS transporter, whose amino-acid sequence MLRPYRLLAAVPHAPSLMFFSLLGRLHVPALGMVLAFLVVDWTGSYAIGGVVGATTTVGQAIAGPLRGRAADRSSPPRLLVVTGCGSGLGMVAVVAVTGWVDAAHWWVVLPVALATGLSHPPVTQVGRAVWPRLADGAAREAAFAVEATLQELLFVVAPMLAAFVVALWGPAAAMLACAAWATAGAVLFAVALWRAGIADGLGERGGPAAASGSLFRTPGFLSLLGFFGLLVGGLVSIDLVLVAWARMRGEPELAGVLAMVWAVGSLLGGLVLGGAGGRPRLWLRASLAALGLVALVPALPPLAEGSPLLVGAILVVGGTAVAPTLAASNGRLADISPPGRRNEAFGWTASATTFGGAVASPLSGALLDLAGPAAAAAAAAGLAVVAAGLVASHSVRASRAVPEAEQTAVT is encoded by the coding sequence GTGCTGCGTCCCTACCGACTCCTCGCCGCGGTGCCGCACGCACCGAGCCTGATGTTCTTCAGCCTCCTGGGACGCCTGCACGTGCCGGCGCTGGGGATGGTGCTCGCGTTCCTCGTCGTGGACTGGACCGGCTCGTACGCGATCGGGGGCGTGGTCGGCGCGACGACCACGGTCGGGCAGGCCATCGCCGGGCCGTTGCGGGGCCGGGCGGCGGACCGCAGCTCGCCGCCGCGGCTGCTGGTGGTGACCGGGTGCGGTTCCGGGCTGGGGATGGTCGCCGTGGTCGCGGTGACCGGCTGGGTCGACGCGGCGCACTGGTGGGTGGTCCTGCCGGTGGCGCTGGCGACCGGGCTGTCCCACCCGCCGGTCACCCAGGTGGGGCGGGCGGTGTGGCCGAGGCTGGCGGACGGCGCGGCGCGCGAGGCCGCCTTCGCGGTGGAGGCGACCCTGCAGGAGCTGCTGTTCGTGGTGGCGCCGATGCTCGCCGCGTTCGTCGTGGCCCTGTGGGGACCGGCCGCGGCGATGCTCGCCTGCGCCGCGTGGGCGACGGCCGGGGCCGTGCTGTTCGCCGTCGCGCTGTGGCGCGCGGGGATCGCCGACGGGCTGGGCGAGCGCGGAGGGCCGGCCGCCGCGTCCGGCTCGCTGTTCCGGACCCCGGGCTTCCTCTCGCTGCTCGGCTTCTTCGGGCTGCTGGTCGGCGGGCTGGTCTCGATCGACCTGGTCCTGGTGGCGTGGGCGCGCATGCGCGGTGAGCCGGAGCTGGCCGGGGTGCTGGCGATGGTGTGGGCGGTCGGTTCGCTGCTCGGCGGCCTGGTGCTCGGCGGAGCGGGCGGGCGGCCCCGGCTCTGGTTGCGGGCGTCGCTGGCCGCGCTCGGCCTGGTGGCGCTGGTCCCGGCGCTGCCGCCGCTCGCCGAAGGCTCCCCGCTGCTGGTCGGGGCGATCCTGGTGGTCGGCGGGACGGCGGTCGCGCCGACGCTGGCCGCCAGCAACGGCCGGCTGGCCGACATCTCGCCCCCGGGGCGGCGCAACGAGGCCTTCGGCTGGACGGCCAGCGCGACCACGTTCGGCGGCGCGGTCGCCTCGCCGCTGTCCGGGGCGCTGCTCGACCTGGCCGGTCCGGCGGCGGCCGCCGCGGCAGCGGCCGGGCTGGCGGTGGTGGCGGCCGGACTTGTCGCATCTCACAGCGTCCGGGCGTCGCGCGCCGTGCCGGAGGCGGAGCAGACTGCGGTCACGTGA
- a CDS encoding DMT family transporter, with translation MTLSPEQLATPRLRQRTLGMVGAAAVGVLLAVQARINGALGARMDDGIAAGLISFCCGFVVLFAASLLVPRARRGFRNLAAELRAPDGLRPWQCLGGVCGGYLVFTQGMAATALGVALFTVAVVAGQVSSGLVVDRLGLGPAGPQHVTATRLVGAALAVVAVLVSVSAQLNGAHASWLVLLPALAGIGLGWQAAVNGRMKQAADSAVFAAMVNFGVGMTALALAFAVEAVLRGLPALPGEPWLYTGGFLGIFVIGGSVGLVRYTGVLLLSLGMISGQLIGALVLDVFVPATEDGIATSTVLGVLLTLVAVGVAALPDRAGRGARRLPR, from the coding sequence GTGACTCTCTCGCCGGAGCAACTCGCCACCCCCCGTCTCCGACAGCGCACCCTCGGCATGGTCGGCGCCGCCGCGGTCGGGGTGCTGCTGGCGGTCCAGGCGCGGATCAACGGCGCGCTCGGCGCCCGGATGGACGACGGCATCGCCGCCGGGCTGATCTCCTTCTGCTGCGGCTTCGTCGTGCTATTCGCGGCGTCGCTGCTGGTCCCGCGCGCCCGTCGCGGGTTCCGGAACCTGGCTGCCGAGCTGCGCGCACCGGACGGCCTGCGGCCGTGGCAGTGCCTGGGCGGGGTGTGCGGCGGGTACCTGGTGTTCACCCAGGGCATGGCCGCGACCGCGCTCGGGGTCGCCCTGTTCACCGTCGCGGTGGTGGCCGGGCAGGTGAGCAGCGGGCTGGTCGTCGACCGTCTCGGCCTGGGCCCGGCGGGACCGCAGCACGTGACCGCGACCCGTCTGGTCGGCGCGGCGCTCGCCGTGGTGGCGGTGCTGGTCTCGGTGTCGGCCCAGCTGAACGGTGCGCACGCCAGCTGGCTGGTGCTGCTGCCGGCGCTGGCCGGGATCGGCCTGGGCTGGCAGGCGGCGGTCAACGGCCGGATGAAGCAGGCGGCCGACTCGGCGGTGTTCGCCGCGATGGTCAACTTCGGGGTCGGGATGACCGCGCTCGCGCTGGCCTTCGCGGTCGAGGCGGTGCTGCGCGGCCTGCCCGCGCTGCCGGGCGAGCCCTGGCTCTACACCGGCGGCTTCCTGGGGATCTTCGTGATCGGCGGGTCGGTCGGGCTGGTCCGCTACACCGGCGTGCTGCTGCTCAGCCTGGGCATGATCTCCGGCCAGCTGATCGGTGCGCTGGTGCTGGACGTGTTCGTGCCGGCCACCGAGGACGGCATCGCGACCTCCACCGTGCTGGGCGTGCTGCTCACCCTGGTGGCCGTCGGCGTGGCGGCATTGCCGGACCGGGCGGGACGAGGTGCGCGCCGTCTGCCACGATGA
- a CDS encoding bifunctional methylenetetrahydrofolate dehydrogenase/methenyltetrahydrofolate cyclohydrolase, which produces MSATILDGKATKEAIFDELRPRVARLAERGSAPGLATVLVGDDPGSHSYVRAKHNDCANVGINSIRKDLPADVSQADVEAVLDELNADPACTGYIVQLPLPKHLDAGPLLERIAPEKDADGLHPISLGRLVLGEEAPLPCTPRGIIELLRRYDVQLDGAQVAVVGRGITVGRPIGLLLTRRSENATVTLCHTGTKDLAAEVRRADVVIAAAGKPNLITADMVKPGAAVLDVGVTRTEEGLSGDVHPDVAEVAGFLSPNPGGVGPMTRAMLLTNVVEAAERNLG; this is translated from the coding sequence GTGAGCGCGACGATTCTGGACGGCAAGGCCACCAAGGAAGCGATCTTCGACGAGCTGCGGCCCCGGGTCGCCCGGCTCGCCGAGCGGGGCAGCGCCCCGGGGTTGGCCACGGTGCTGGTCGGTGACGACCCCGGCTCGCACTCCTACGTGCGGGCCAAGCACAACGACTGCGCGAATGTCGGCATCAACTCCATCCGCAAGGACCTGCCCGCCGACGTCAGCCAGGCCGACGTGGAGGCGGTGCTCGACGAGCTCAACGCCGACCCGGCCTGCACCGGCTACATCGTGCAGCTGCCGCTGCCCAAGCACCTCGACGCCGGTCCGCTGCTGGAGCGCATCGCGCCGGAGAAGGACGCCGACGGCCTGCACCCGATCAGCCTCGGCCGGCTGGTGCTGGGCGAGGAGGCGCCGCTGCCGTGCACGCCGCGCGGCATCATCGAGCTGCTGCGCCGCTACGACGTGCAGCTGGACGGTGCGCAGGTCGCGGTCGTCGGCCGCGGCATCACGGTCGGCCGTCCGATCGGCCTGCTGCTCACCCGGCGCAGCGAGAACGCCACCGTCACGCTGTGCCACACCGGGACGAAGGACCTCGCCGCGGAGGTGCGCCGCGCCGACGTGGTGATCGCGGCGGCGGGCAAGCCGAACCTGATCACCGCGGACATGGTCAAGCCGGGCGCCGCGGTGCTGGACGTCGGCGTGACCCGCACCGAGGAGGGCCTGTCCGGCGACGTGCACCCGGACGTCGCGGAGGTCGCCGGCTTCCTCTCGCCGAACCCCGGCGGGGTCGGCCCGATGACCCGGGCCATGCTGCTGACCAACGTGGTCGAGGCCGCCGAGCGCAACCTCGGCTGA
- a CDS encoding DUF3017 domain-containing protein, protein MSERFSGRSRVGTHVPFGLVLLIALVGFLLVAMQHWRRGTVLLALALLVAAVLRAVVPDERAGLLAIRRRGLDVLLYSGLGVVILAVAVTIKGAGGIFG, encoded by the coding sequence GTGAGCGAGCGGTTCAGCGGCAGGTCGCGCGTGGGGACGCACGTGCCGTTCGGCTTGGTGCTGCTCATCGCGCTGGTCGGGTTCCTGCTGGTCGCGATGCAGCACTGGCGTCGGGGGACGGTCCTGCTCGCACTGGCCCTGCTGGTCGCGGCGGTGCTGCGCGCGGTGGTGCCGGACGAGCGCGCGGGACTGTTGGCGATCCGCCGGCGCGGGTTGGACGTGCTGCTCTACAGCGGCCTCGGCGTGGTGATCCTCGCGGTGGCGGTGACGATCAAGGGCGCGGGCGGCATCTTCGGCTAG
- a CDS encoding DUF4253 domain-containing protein has protein sequence MLRDDREAGAPADLSAVFGTGVSVALPPGEVLTEQTAVSGEPAPLCWISDEPPSPQLVAALRAEHRQSGLWPLLVCDTDEVYGERCTVGVVPPEPLEHIDRWRVVDVMTRIWDGLVQADDDLGPAYDLEVLAPFDHHCPGPARPGNLLADPDILANQQLPKFINDDTRLALVPVRRGADVLTALGWSGAANHVSRTAGLSAMARSWEERFGARLLRLGPDRLDLSVAAPPQDPDHAAAVAAEHWTFCPDRILQETGTISAYAQEIRGRRTWSFWWE, from the coding sequence GTGTTGCGAGACGACCGGGAGGCGGGGGCACCGGCCGATCTGTCCGCGGTGTTCGGCACCGGGGTGTCGGTAGCGCTGCCGCCCGGCGAGGTCCTCACCGAGCAGACGGCGGTCTCCGGCGAGCCCGCACCGCTGTGCTGGATCAGCGACGAGCCGCCCTCTCCGCAGCTGGTCGCCGCGCTGCGCGCCGAGCACCGGCAGAGCGGGCTGTGGCCGCTGCTGGTGTGCGACACCGACGAGGTCTACGGCGAGCGCTGCACCGTCGGCGTCGTGCCCCCGGAACCCCTGGAGCACATCGACCGGTGGCGCGTGGTCGACGTGATGACCCGGATCTGGGACGGCCTGGTGCAGGCCGACGACGACCTCGGCCCGGCCTACGACCTCGAGGTCCTGGCGCCGTTCGACCACCACTGCCCCGGCCCCGCGCGCCCGGGGAACCTGCTGGCGGACCCGGACATCCTGGCCAACCAGCAGCTCCCGAAGTTCATCAACGACGACACGCGCCTGGCGCTGGTCCCGGTGCGCCGCGGCGCCGACGTGCTGACCGCGCTGGGCTGGTCCGGTGCGGCCAACCACGTGTCGCGCACGGCGGGCCTGTCGGCGATGGCGCGCAGCTGGGAGGAGCGCTTCGGCGCCCGGCTGCTGCGGCTCGGCCCGGACCGGCTCGACCTCAGCGTCGCCGCCCCGCCCCAGGACCCCGACCACGCGGCCGCGGTCGCGGCGGAGCACTGGACGTTCTGCCCGGACCGGATCCTGCAGGAGACGGGCACCATCTCGGCCTACGCCCAGGAGATCCGCGGCCGCCGCACCTGGTCCTTCTGGTGGGAGTGA
- a CDS encoding DUF1918 domain-containing protein, translating to MKAAVGDQLHVHSRHVDEADRVAEILEVRGPDGAPPYYVRFSDGHESLVYPGSDCEVEAHVPHQGR from the coding sequence ATGAAGGCAGCTGTGGGTGACCAACTGCACGTGCACAGCAGGCACGTCGACGAAGCAGACCGAGTCGCCGAGATCCTGGAGGTCCGCGGCCCGGACGGGGCGCCGCCGTACTACGTGCGCTTCTCGGACGGGCACGAGAGCCTGGTCTACCCGGGCAGCGACTGCGAGGTCGAAGCCCACGTGCCCCACCAGGGGCGCTGA
- a CDS encoding metal-dependent hydrolase yields the protein MATGPTHAMSGLTAWAAVTALADTHALGQLSPKTWVVGATLASGAALLPDIDHPKSTVASTFGSVSRGVSAGISGFSGFLYRLTRTKRDSDREGTHRGFTHTLVFAVLAGLITTAIVQSSEGTALGVLMFFFAGLAVRGIMHTWSSRSDALLIAVTSLVLTAACWAWAGDQPTNAAAFGVAVMIGCVAHFIGDAITEQGCPMLWPVPLGGKTWYPVAPPKKMRMRTGGKVEMALVGPGLTIAAVVLSCVVLYRVGAAPWLAELDLPPEIMAWINPQ from the coding sequence GTGGCGACCGGACCGACGCACGCGATGAGCGGCTTGACAGCGTGGGCAGCCGTGACCGCCCTGGCCGACACGCACGCGCTGGGTCAATTGTCCCCGAAGACCTGGGTGGTGGGGGCGACGTTGGCCTCCGGGGCAGCGCTGCTGCCCGACATCGACCACCCCAAGTCGACGGTGGCCAGCACGTTCGGCTCCGTCTCGCGCGGCGTCTCCGCCGGGATCAGCGGCTTCAGCGGGTTCCTCTACCGGCTCACCCGCACCAAGCGCGACTCCGACCGCGAGGGCACCCACCGCGGGTTCACGCACACCCTGGTCTTCGCCGTGCTCGCCGGGCTGATCACCACCGCCATCGTGCAGAGCAGCGAGGGCACCGCGCTGGGCGTGCTCATGTTCTTCTTCGCCGGCCTCGCGGTCCGCGGCATCATGCACACCTGGTCCTCGCGGTCCGACGCGCTGCTCATCGCGGTGACCTCGCTGGTGCTCACCGCGGCCTGCTGGGCGTGGGCGGGCGACCAGCCGACCAACGCGGCGGCGTTCGGGGTGGCGGTGATGATCGGCTGCGTCGCGCACTTCATCGGCGACGCGATCACCGAGCAGGGCTGCCCGATGCTCTGGCCGGTGCCGCTGGGCGGCAAGACCTGGTACCCGGTGGCCCCGCCGAAGAAGATGCGGATGCGCACCGGCGGCAAGGTCGAGATGGCCCTGGTCGGCCCCGGCCTGACCATCGCCGCCGTGGTGCTGAGCTGCGTCGTGCTCTACCGGGTCGGCGCGGCGCCGTGGCTCGCCGAGCTCGACCTGCCCCCGGAAATCATGGCCTGGATCAACCCGCAGTGA
- a CDS encoding NADP-dependent isocitrate dehydrogenase, whose amino-acid sequence MSKIKVQGTVAELDGDEMTRIIWSFIKDKLIHPYLDINLDYYDLGIEHRDATDDQVTVDAANAIAKHGVGVKCATITPDEARVEEFGLKKMWRSPNGTIRNILGGVIFREPIVISNIPRYVPTWTKPIVIGRHAHGDQYKASDFKVPGPGTVTLTYTPEDGSEPIEFEVAKFGEDGGVAMGMYNYRKSIEEFARASFRYGLERGFPVYMSTKNTILKAYDGMFKDVFQEIYDNEYKAEFEAKGLTYEHRLIDDMVASALKWEGGYVWACKNYDGDVQSDTVAQGFGSLGLMTSVLMTADGKVEAEAAHGTVTRHYRQHQQGKPTSTNPIASIFAWTRGLQHRGKLDSTPEVIGFAETLEKVVIETVESGKMTKDLALLVGKDQEWQTTQEFLATLDENLQKKMADR is encoded by the coding sequence ATGAGCAAGATCAAGGTCCAGGGCACCGTAGCCGAGCTCGACGGCGACGAGATGACCCGGATCATCTGGTCCTTCATCAAGGACAAGCTGATCCACCCCTACCTGGACATCAACCTCGACTACTACGACCTGGGCATCGAGCACCGGGACGCCACGGACGACCAGGTGACGGTCGACGCGGCGAACGCCATCGCCAAGCACGGCGTCGGCGTCAAGTGCGCCACCATCACCCCGGACGAGGCGCGCGTGGAGGAGTTCGGTCTGAAGAAGATGTGGCGGAGCCCGAACGGGACCATCCGCAACATCCTCGGCGGCGTCATCTTCCGCGAGCCGATCGTCATCTCCAACATCCCGCGCTACGTCCCGACCTGGACCAAGCCGATCGTCATCGGCCGTCACGCGCACGGCGACCAGTACAAGGCCAGCGACTTCAAGGTCCCCGGCCCGGGCACCGTCACGCTGACCTACACGCCGGAGGACGGCAGCGAGCCGATCGAGTTCGAGGTCGCCAAGTTCGGTGAGGACGGCGGCGTCGCGATGGGCATGTACAACTACCGCAAGTCCATCGAGGAGTTCGCGCGCGCGTCCTTCCGCTACGGCCTGGAGCGCGGCTTCCCGGTCTACATGTCGACCAAGAACACGATCCTGAAGGCCTACGACGGCATGTTCAAGGACGTGTTCCAGGAGATCTACGACAACGAGTACAAGGCCGAGTTCGAGGCCAAGGGCCTGACCTACGAGCACCGGCTGATCGACGACATGGTCGCCAGCGCCCTGAAGTGGGAGGGCGGCTACGTCTGGGCCTGCAAGAACTACGACGGTGACGTCCAGTCCGACACCGTGGCGCAGGGCTTCGGCTCGCTGGGCCTGATGACCTCGGTGCTCATGACCGCGGACGGCAAGGTGGAGGCCGAGGCCGCGCACGGCACGGTCACCCGCCACTACCGCCAGCACCAGCAGGGCAAGCCCACCTCGACCAACCCGATCGCGTCGATCTTCGCCTGGACCCGCGGCCTGCAGCACCGGGGCAAGCTGGACTCCACCCCGGAGGTCATCGGCTTCGCGGAGACCCTGGAGAAGGTCGTCATCGAGACCGTCGAGAGCGGCAAGATGACCAAGGACCTGGCGCTGCTGGTCGGCAAGGACCAGGAGTGGCAGACCACCCAGGAGTTCCTCGCGACCCTGGACGAGAACCTGCAGAAGAAGATGGCCGACCGCTGA
- a CDS encoding SH3 domain-containing protein, which produces MFFVPRSLLLVGAGAFGAFCVMNAQQTAGAPDGPGPCAFHVAADVLNVRSGPSEREPKVGALQHGEQVEALPTVVDGFRDLGGGRWAAQEFLLPAPGSACAP; this is translated from the coding sequence GTGTTCTTCGTGCCCCGCTCGCTGCTGCTCGTCGGTGCCGGCGCGTTCGGCGCGTTCTGCGTGATGAACGCGCAGCAGACCGCCGGCGCCCCCGACGGTCCCGGCCCCTGCGCCTTCCACGTCGCAGCCGACGTCCTCAACGTCCGCTCCGGACCCAGCGAGCGGGAGCCCAAGGTCGGCGCGCTGCAGCACGGCGAGCAGGTGGAGGCGCTGCCCACCGTCGTGGACGGCTTCCGCGACCTCGGCGGCGGACGCTGGGCCGCGCAGGAGTTCCTGCTGCCCGCGCCGGGAAGCGCCTGCGCGCCCTGA